From Chryseotalea sp. WA131a:
AGATCGAAAATGACTGTGTTGATAGATGACAAAGCTAAGATAGTAAATGAATGATTAAAATGATAAAAAAGTCTATGTGCTTTTTTTCGCCAAGATAAAATGTTTTCTATTAATAAGTAAACAAAAAACCCTACTCCCTAACTCCCAAACGCCCATTTCAAAAACTCAGGCATTGCTTTCGCCCAGGTGGCGGTGTCGTGGCGGCCTCCCACCATTTCCAAGTAGTGAATATCTTTAAATGGCCGATATCCTTTTTTTGTCAGCTCGGCAATTAAATCTAATGTGTCGTCAATGGAGTCAATCACACCATTGTTGTTGCGGTCGCTGGCTTCATCTTCGGTACCCGTCTGAAACCAAAAACGCAAGCCATGTTTCATTTTTCCGTTGCGAATGCGCTGGTGCATAATACGATCGCGGTGATCGGAATAAAAAAGACTGTGGGCATCGCGTTTACGCCACCACAGCGAACCACTAAACACGCCCACCTTCCTAAACATTTCCGGATGGTTCCAAGCAATGTCCATTGCGCTGAGACCACCCATAGAGTAGCCAGCAATGGCGTGTTGCTCTGGCGAAGGATGGATGGGGTATTTATAAACCAAGTACGGCACAAGTTCGCTCACAATGTATTTTGAATACGCCTTCGCGCTGGCGCCTCTGCTTTGGTAGTCTTTTTTATCGGCCACACCGTATTCTTGCAAGCGATCACCAGCGGTTACACCCACAATGGCTACTTCTTGCACAACGCTCGATTGGGTAAGCTGTTCAATCGTTTCTTTTATTCTCACCGCTTCATTATCCTGCCCATCGTTTAACAACAGCAAAGGATATTTTTTTCCAGATGTTTCGAACCCCGCTGGCAATAGTATTTCTACATCCACATCGCGCTTAAGCAATTCTGAGTGAATGCCCGTAAGTTTAATTGATTGATAGGTGCTTTCCTTGATTAAATCTTCTTTCACCGTTTGCGATTCAGGTTATTACTTGTCATTTTTAAAAGACACAAAAATAGGATTTTTGAGGTGAGATAGGCGACAAATGCTTGTTCTAAGGAAAAATTGGCATGAAGTAGCACATGAAGAAAAAAGGAAATGCTTCAATTTTTGAGTTTGGATACTCAGCCTGAAAACTATAAATCAGTAGTCAATAAAATTCTTAATGGAGAAAAACTATTTGATAAAAATTGGATGGGCTATTCATATAAAAATAAGGTTGATTTTAGAACTTAAAAAATACAGGAATAGTTAGTTTGTATATTTGAGGCTTATTTTTTTAAAATGAACCTCGTCAATAACGTTTATCAAATCCAAGGGCTGAATGTAGCCGATATTTGCGCTGAATTTGGAACGCCATTGTATGTGTACGATGGCCAAAAAATAGTTCAGCAACTACAGAATTTAAAAAATGCCTTCTCAGAAAACCAAGTAAAGGTGAAGTATGCGGCCAAAGCGCTCACCAATATTTCGATTTTAAAGTTGCTGAAAAAGAACGGGGCAGGGGTAGATGTGGTGTCGTTGCAAGAAGCACACATTGCCATGGGTGCCGGGTTTACGCCTGACGAAATCATGTTTACGCCCAACTGCGTTGATTTTTCTGAAATTGTAGAAGGGGTAACGCTCGGCCTCAACATTAATCTCGATAATCTGTCGGTGCTTGAAAAGTTCGGAAAAAAATATGGAAGCAATTATCCTTGCTGCATCCGGCTGAACCCACATATTTTGGCAGGGGGAAATTATAAAATTTCTACGGGGCATGGCAATTCAAAATTTGGTATTTCGGTTTATCAGCTTCCGCAGATTATGCAGTTGGTGCAGCAATACAAAATCAATGTAAATGGTTTGCACATTCACACCGGTTCTGAAATCACCGAGACGGACGTGTTTTTGAAAATGGCCGAAATCCTGTTTGGTGTGGCCCGCGATTTTCCCAATCTTAAGTTCATCGATTTTGGAAGCGGATTTAAGGTGGCCTACAAAGAAGGCGACCACATTACCAACATTTATGATTTGGGTTTGAAGTTGGGCAAAGCCTTCAAAGAATTTTATCAAAGCTATGGCAAACAATTGGAGCTTTGGGTTGAGCCCGGAAAATACTTAGTAAGCGAAGCAGGTTATTTGTTTGTAAATGCCAATGTGGTGAAGACTACACCTTCCGTCACCTTTGTGGGTGTTAATTCAGGACTCAATCATCTCATCCGACCGATGATGTACGATGCTTATCATGATATTGTGAACACCTCTAACCCAACAGGCGACAACAAAATATACACTGTGGTCGGTAATATTTGTGAGACCGATACTTTTGGTGCCGATCGCAAAATGAACGAAGTGCGCGAGGGCGATTTGTTGGTACTGAAAAATGCAGGAGCGTATGGTTATTCGATGGCCTCTAACTATAATTCACGCTTCCGCCCTGCGGAAGTATTGGTGTTAAATGGAAAAGCGCAACTCATTCGCAAGCGCGACACATTGGACGACATTTTGAGAAATCAGGTAGCGATTGACTTTGATAAGTAGTGAGGCCGCATCCTTCATGCTACAAGCAGCTTGCATCGGGAGGCATGAGGCTTGTGACAATTCTTAAATAACACAACTTGTCTAACCACAAACCATTCGACTTAATAGTAATCGGTGGCGGGGCAGCTGGTTTTTTCGGTGCCATCAATGCTGCACATAAAAATCCTAAACTTAAGATTGCCATTCTTGAGAAATCATCAAAGCTACTTTCTAAAGTAAGAATATCTGGAGGTGGCCGATGCAATGTAACCCATCATTGCTTTGAGGCCACACCCTTGTCGCAGCACTACCCCCGTGGACAAAGAGAATTGAAGAAATTGTTTCGAGTGTTTCAAGCGAGCGATACGGTAAAATGGTTTGACGAGCGAGGAGTAAAATTAAAAACCGAAGAAGATGGACGGATGTTTCCGACCACCGATGACTCCCAAACCATTATCAATTGTTTTTTAAAAGAAGCTGACCATTATAATATTCAGATTTATCTAAATGAAGGTTTAGAACATTTGGAGAAAAATGAGAATCTGTTTTATCTGAAAACAAATCGACAAACGTTTATCAGCAACAAGGTGTTGGTAGCAATTGGTGGTCATCCTCAATCTTCCTCTTACGATTTTGTAAAACAAGCCGGCCATACCATCGTTCCGTTGATTCCTTCGCTTTTTACATTCAATGATTCCGAAAAGAAATTTAAAGACCTGATGGGTGTTTCGGTGGCGGAAGCGACCGTGAGAATTGCAAGCACCGATTTTTCAGAGCTTGGCCCGGTGTTAGTTACTCATTGGGGATTGAGTGGGCCAGCCGTTATCAAACTCTCGGCTTGGGCGGCTACCTATCTTCATGATAAAAAATACACGTTCACAGCTTTGGTAAATTGGACAGGCAAGCGGGGCGAAGAAGAAGTTCGGGAATTTTTACAAAATCAAAAGGCAAATCGCGGTAAGCAAAAGATAGTAACCAACCCATTGTTTGCGTTGCCGAGCAGGTTGTGGGAGCGGTTAGTCTCGATAGCAGAAATTATAGATGAAAAAATTTGGGCCGAGGCGTCCAACAAAGAAATAAATAAACTGACTGAACTTTTGATTCGGTGCCCATTCCACATAAAGGGCAAAACTACTTTTAAAGAAGAGTTTGTTACCTGTGGCGGTGTAGACCTGAAAGAAATTGATTTGCAAACCATGGAAAGCAAAAAAGTACAGTGTTTATACTTTGCTGGCGAAGTGTTGAATATTGATGGCGAAACAGGCGGGTTTAATTTTCAAGCAGCTTGGTCTACCGCCTTTGTGGCGGCTAAGTCAATTTCCCAACAATTTTTGGAAGCCTGACAGTGAAAACCCTTTGTAAAACGAATTGTTGATTTGGCTTTGTAGTATGTAAATAAAGAAATCCATGAACAAAAAATGCTAGCCAAAGCTAGCATTTGAAGTGGTGGTGACGGAGGGAATTGAACCCCCGACACAAGGATTTTCAGTCCTTTGCTCTACCAACTGAGCTACGTCACCTTAAAAAAATCCCTATTAATTCGTTCAATAGGGCGACAAAATTAGTGGAATTCTGTTAATTTGAAAGTGCCTGATTCCTAATTTCAACAACTTATTTTAGGAAAACGGCCTTTGATTGGCACAATGACACAGATTAGCTAAGTTTGACTCATGGCAATAGCACAGCAAATACTCTTCCTTATAGCACTCGGGCTTGCCGGGTACTTCATTCGCAAGCGCGTGGTGCGCATTCGCAAAAACATTGAATTGGGCAAAAAAGAGACCGTTTCAGGTTCTAGCAGCGAGCGTTGGCAAAACGTATTGCTCGTGGCCTTTGGTCAACGTAAAATGTTCAAACGTTTTATTCCCGCCTTTTTTCACTTTTTAATCTATGCTGGTTTTCTCATTATCAATTTGGAAGTATTGGAGTTTGTGATTGATGGCGTAGCCGGCACCCACCGGATTTTTGCCCCTTACCTCGGTGGCTTCTACAATGTGTTGATGAATATTTTTGAATTTTTGGCCGTGGCCGTGTTGGCGTCTTGCATTGTTTTTTTGCTCCGAAGAAATGTTTTAAAAGTAGCACGCTTTCAATCAGCTGAAATGACAAAGTGGCCGCGCATGGATGCCAATTTGATTTTGACGATTGAAATCATTTTGATGTTGGCTATCCTTACCATGAATGCTACCGACCAAATTTTGCAAACCCGCACTACACACTATCATCCGACAGGCTTATTGTTCTTTAGCAACATTATCACACCGGCACTTCAAAATATCAACACCTCAACGCTTATTTTTATTGAGCGTTTCTGCTGGTGGTTTCACATCTTGGGCATTTTTGCTTTCACGATTTATGTTACGTACTCCAAGCACCTTCATATTTTCATGGCGTTTGTCAATACCTATTATGCCAAACTTCAACCGAAGGGCCATATTAACAATATGCCTGTGGTTACGCACGAAGTGAAAACCATGTTGGGGTTACCGGTAGAGCCTTCAATAACACCATCAGTGCCTGGTCGGTTTGGTGCAAAGGACATCAACGATTTAAGCCGAATCAATTTGATGGCAGCCTACGCCTGTACTGAATGCGGCCGTTGTACGAGCGAGTGCCCGGCCAACCTTACGGGAAAAAAGCTGTCACCACGTAAAATCATGATGGACGTTCGCGACCGCATGGAAGAAGTGGGCAATAGTTTGGAAAAAGGCGGACCCGGTTTGAATGATGGAAAGTTTTTGCTGGGAGATTATATCAGCAAAGAAGAAATCAATGCGTGCACGAGTTGCAATGCGTGCGTGGAGGCTTGCCCTGTTTTAATCAACCCGCTGGAAATCATTTTGGAACTGAGACGCTACCAAGCGATGGAAGAAAGCAGTTCGCCCCAGCAATGGAACAGCATGTTTCAAAATGTGGAAACCAGCTTTACGCCTTGGAAATTTCCGGCCAGCGATCGCTTTAATTGGGCAAAAACAAATTCTTGAGAGCGGAAGAAAAATCGTAAATCTAAAATCCTAATTCGTAAATCTAAATGACCATACCAACCCTTGCCGACCTTACCGCCAAAGGCGAACAACCTGAAATACTTTTTTGGGTGGGCTGTGCCGGCTCGTTTGATGACCGCGCCAAGCGCGTGACCCTTGCCTTTGTAAAAATCTTAAATGCCGTAGGCGTAAAGTTTGCCGTGCTGGGCAATGAAGAAACCTGCACGGGCGACCCTGCACGCAGGGCTGGCAATGAGTTTTTGTTTCAGATGCAAGCCATGAACAACATACAAGTGCTCAATGGCTATGGCGTAAAAAAAATTGTGACTGCCTGTCCGCATTGCTTCAATACATTAAAAAATGAGTATCCAGAATTAGGTGGAAACTATGAAGTGATTCATCATTCTTCTTTTTTACAGAGTTTAATTAACGAAGGCAAAATCAAAATGGAAGGAGGAGGTTCGTTCAAAGGAAGAAAAATCACCTACCACGATAGCTGCTACCTTGGAAGGGCCAATAATATTTATGAAGCTCCGCGTGAAGTATTGCAAGCGTTGGATGCTGATTTGGTAG
This genomic window contains:
- a CDS encoding esterase family protein, coding for MKEDLIKESTYQSIKLTGIHSELLKRDVDVEILLPAGFETSGKKYPLLLLNDGQDNEAVRIKETIEQLTQSSVVQEVAIVGVTAGDRLQEYGVADKKDYQSRGASAKAYSKYIVSELVPYLVYKYPIHPSPEQHAIAGYSMGGLSAMDIAWNHPEMFRKVGVFSGSLWWRKRDAHSLFYSDHRDRIMHQRIRNGKMKHGLRFWFQTGTEDEASDRNNNGVIDSIDDTLDLIAELTKKGYRPFKDIHYLEMVGGRHDTATWAKAMPEFLKWAFGS
- the lysA gene encoding diaminopimelate decarboxylase — encoded protein: MNLVNNVYQIQGLNVADICAEFGTPLYVYDGQKIVQQLQNLKNAFSENQVKVKYAAKALTNISILKLLKKNGAGVDVVSLQEAHIAMGAGFTPDEIMFTPNCVDFSEIVEGVTLGLNINLDNLSVLEKFGKKYGSNYPCCIRLNPHILAGGNYKISTGHGNSKFGISVYQLPQIMQLVQQYKINVNGLHIHTGSEITETDVFLKMAEILFGVARDFPNLKFIDFGSGFKVAYKEGDHITNIYDLGLKLGKAFKEFYQSYGKQLELWVEPGKYLVSEAGYLFVNANVVKTTPSVTFVGVNSGLNHLIRPMMYDAYHDIVNTSNPTGDNKIYTVVGNICETDTFGADRKMNEVREGDLLVLKNAGAYGYSMASNYNSRFRPAEVLVLNGKAQLIRKRDTLDDILRNQVAIDFDK
- a CDS encoding NAD(P)/FAD-dependent oxidoreductase, producing MGGGAAGFFGAINAAHKNPKLKIAILEKSSKLLSKVRISGGGRCNVTHHCFEATPLSQHYPRGQRELKKLFRVFQASDTVKWFDERGVKLKTEEDGRMFPTTDDSQTIINCFLKEADHYNIQIYLNEGLEHLEKNENLFYLKTNRQTFISNKVLVAIGGHPQSSSYDFVKQAGHTIVPLIPSLFTFNDSEKKFKDLMGVSVAEATVRIASTDFSELGPVLVTHWGLSGPAVIKLSAWAATYLHDKKYTFTALVNWTGKRGEEEVREFLQNQKANRGKQKIVTNPLFALPSRLWERLVSIAEIIDEKIWAEASNKEINKLTELLIRCPFHIKGKTTFKEEFVTCGGVDLKEIDLQTMESKKVQCLYFAGEVLNIDGETGGFNFQAAWSTAFVAAKSISQQFLEA
- a CDS encoding 4Fe-4S dicluster domain-containing protein produces the protein MAIAQQILFLIALGLAGYFIRKRVVRIRKNIELGKKETVSGSSSERWQNVLLVAFGQRKMFKRFIPAFFHFLIYAGFLIINLEVLEFVIDGVAGTHRIFAPYLGGFYNVLMNIFEFLAVAVLASCIVFLLRRNVLKVARFQSAEMTKWPRMDANLILTIEIILMLAILTMNATDQILQTRTTHYHPTGLLFFSNIITPALQNINTSTLIFIERFCWWFHILGIFAFTIYVTYSKHLHIFMAFVNTYYAKLQPKGHINNMPVVTHEVKTMLGLPVEPSITPSVPGRFGAKDINDLSRINLMAAYACTECGRCTSECPANLTGKKLSPRKIMMDVRDRMEEVGNSLEKGGPGLNDGKFLLGDYISKEEINACTSCNACVEACPVLINPLEIILELRRYQAMEESSSPQQWNSMFQNVETSFTPWKFPASDRFNWAKTNS
- a CDS encoding (Fe-S)-binding protein; protein product: MTIPTLADLTAKGEQPEILFWVGCAGSFDDRAKRVTLAFVKILNAVGVKFAVLGNEETCTGDPARRAGNEFLFQMQAMNNIQVLNGYGVKKIVTACPHCFNTLKNEYPELGGNYEVIHHSSFLQSLINEGKIKMEGGGSFKGRKITYHDSCYLGRANNIYEAPREVLQALDADLVEMKRCRTTGLCCGAGGAQMFKEPEKGSQDINIARTEEALLTGATTIAVACPFCMTMMTDGVKNKEKEVSVQVKDLAELIVEAKGL